A genomic window from Punica granatum isolate Tunisia-2019 chromosome 2, ASM765513v2, whole genome shotgun sequence includes:
- the LOC116197135 gene encoding uncharacterized protein LOC116197135 isoform X1, producing MQIPGSDIRPNPTEPTPVVEVETVKCTPCGFTEECTPAYIQKVRESIIFCCRYQGKWLCGLCIEAVKDEALRSEELITVKEALDRHIAFCQRFRKFIPDEDSKCPMPITGSLPCWSLDSPPTLLSNSVTSLHRTQGLPARPVPASPLARSDSCFSFISS from the exons ATGCAAATTCCGGGCTCAGATATACGACCTAATCCCACCGAACCGACTCCGGTAGTTGAAGTCGAGACCGTGAAGTGCACCCCATGTGGGTTCACCGAGGAATGCACTCCTGCATATATTCAAAAAGTCCGCGAAAG CATAATCTTTTGCTGCAGGTACCAGGGGAAGTGGCTGTGTGGGCTCTGCATCGAGGCAGTGAAGGATGAGGCATTGAGATCAGAAGAGCTCATCACCGTCAAAGAAGCTCTCGACAGGCACATAGCCTTTTGCCAAAGATTCAGGAAGTTCATCCCCGATGAAGACTCAAAGTGCCCCATGCCGATCACAGGGAGCTTACCCTGTTGGAGCTTGGATTCTCCCCCTACTCTACTATCGAACTCGGTCACATCCTTGCACAGGACACAAGGACTGCCGGCCCGCCCCGTCCCGGCCTCACCTTTGGCTCGGTCTGATAGTTGCTTCTCTTTTATTTCTAGTTAA
- the LOC116197135 gene encoding uncharacterized protein LOC116197135 isoform X2 — MQIPGSDIRPNPTEPTPVVEVETVKCTPCGFTEECTPAYIQKVRERYQGKWLCGLCIEAVKDEALRSEELITVKEALDRHIAFCQRFRKFIPDEDSKCPMPITGSLPCWSLDSPPTLLSNSVTSLHRTQGLPARPVPASPLARSDSCFSFISS, encoded by the exons ATGCAAATTCCGGGCTCAGATATACGACCTAATCCCACCGAACCGACTCCGGTAGTTGAAGTCGAGACCGTGAAGTGCACCCCATGTGGGTTCACCGAGGAATGCACTCCTGCATATATTCAAAAAGTCCGCGAAAG GTACCAGGGGAAGTGGCTGTGTGGGCTCTGCATCGAGGCAGTGAAGGATGAGGCATTGAGATCAGAAGAGCTCATCACCGTCAAAGAAGCTCTCGACAGGCACATAGCCTTTTGCCAAAGATTCAGGAAGTTCATCCCCGATGAAGACTCAAAGTGCCCCATGCCGATCACAGGGAGCTTACCCTGTTGGAGCTTGGATTCTCCCCCTACTCTACTATCGAACTCGGTCACATCCTTGCACAGGACACAAGGACTGCCGGCCCGCCCCGTCCCGGCCTCACCTTTGGCTCGGTCTGATAGTTGCTTCTCTTTTATTTCTAGTTAA